From the Cohaesibacter sp. ES.047 genome, the window CTTCATTGGTGTTTCCCTCACCGCCCATTTGATCGCGTCGGCGCGCGGTGTTTGGCGATTTTTCGCTCCAAACCCCTTTATCGGCGATCTGATTTCACAGTCCATTCGGTTTTTGGGGATCCTCGCCGGACTGCTTCTGGCTCTCAGCATTCTGGATGCCATGGCCCTATTCGGCGCGGCGGCCGGTAGCGCCGGTTTGATCGGCCTTGCCGTGGGGTTTGCGGTCAAGGATACGATCGAAAACTATGTCGCAAGCATCATGCTTAGCGTGCGTCAGCCCTTCCGCGCCGATGACCATGTGGTCATCAATGATATGGAAGGTATTGTGGTGCGGCTGACGTCTCGCGCCACCATTCTCATGACCCTTGATGGGAACCACTTGAGGATACCAAATTCTGAAGTCTTCAAGGGTATCATCCTGAACTACACTCGAAACCCTCAGCGCCGCATGACCTTCAATCTTGGCGTTGATGCCGACGATGATCCAATTGAAGCGATCTCGGCCGGGCTGGATACCATGAACGATCTGGGCTTTTTGCTGGATGACCCAAAACCGATTGCCTTTATCGAAGAGGTCGGCGATTCCAACATCGTCATCACATTTGCAGCTTGGATCGACCAGACAAAGACCGATTTTTTAAAAGCGAGAAGCGCGGCGATCAACGCAGTGAAAACGGTTTTGGAGGATCAGGGCTTCACTCTGCCGGAACCGATTTATCGGTTGCGACTGGAAGGTGGCAACGGCGGTCTGCTACCCGTTCCAGAGGCCCAACACCTGCCCAC encodes:
- a CDS encoding mechanosensitive ion channel domain-containing protein; protein product: MAAKFMALVFYRQVKAAAGMIGLFVCLSAFFAVSAQGQTDGNNAKEPAAVIETERDVGADRSITARLQAIYSEIDALSGVRVRVNEGVVSLSGAVANEGAAKRAIELATRLQGAVAVEDRIDRTLSVEDNLDPFFEKTENTVDAIMRAWPLYAIAALAFIGVSLTAHLIASARGVWRFFAPNPFIGDLISQSIRFLGILAGLLLALSILDAMALFGAAAGSAGLIGLAVGFAVKDTIENYVASIMLSVRQPFRADDHVVINDMEGIVVRLTSRATILMTLDGNHLRIPNSEVFKGIILNYTRNPQRRMTFNLGVDADDDPIEAISAGLDTMNDLGFLLDDPKPIAFIEEVGDSNIVITFAAWIDQTKTDFLKARSAAINAVKTVLEDQGFTLPEPIYRLRLEGGNGGLLPVPEAQHLPTTQPKAPKGPRPIDTDQIDVAQDDDVRRQVAEERARGDQEDLLSDVRPIE